The following are encoded together in the Arcticibacterium luteifluviistationis genome:
- a CDS encoding 7-carboxy-7-deazaguanine synthase QueE translates to MDSSTTAISLPIMESFYTIQGEGVHNGKAAYFIRLGGCDVGCVWCDVKESWDAEKHPLTSIETLVIEAKEHPGRLVVITGGEPLMYDMLPLTEALRAEGFETNIETSGAYEMSGAWDWVCFSPKKFKEPHESIFPVANELKAIIFNKSDFAFAEKYAELVNDDCQLLLQPEWDKQEQMLPLIIDYVKANPKWKISLQTHKFMDIP, encoded by the coding sequence ATGGATTCTAGTACTACAGCTATTTCTTTACCCATCATGGAGTCTTTTTACACCATTCAGGGAGAAGGTGTGCATAATGGCAAAGCCGCTTACTTTATTCGCTTAGGTGGCTGTGATGTGGGCTGCGTTTGGTGTGATGTAAAAGAGAGCTGGGATGCCGAAAAGCATCCCTTGACTTCTATAGAAACTTTGGTGATAGAAGCCAAAGAGCATCCAGGTAGATTGGTTGTTATTACAGGTGGCGAACCCTTAATGTATGATATGCTTCCGTTGACAGAAGCTTTACGTGCTGAAGGTTTTGAAACCAATATTGAAACTTCTGGAGCTTACGAAATGAGTGGAGCTTGGGATTGGGTTTGTTTCTCTCCAAAGAAATTTAAAGAGCCACACGAAAGTATTTTTCCTGTAGCAAATGAGTTAAAAGCTATTATCTTCAATAAATCGGACTTTGCTTTTGCCGAGAAATATGCCGAATTAGTAAACGACGATTGTCAATTATTGCTTCAGCCAGAATGGGATAAGCAAGAGCAAATGCTGCCATTAATTATAGACTACGTCAAAGCGAATCCAAAATGGAAAATTAGCTTACAGACGCACAAGTTTATGGATATTCCTTAA